CTACCAACCGCTCCTCGAGATCCTCTCCTGCGGGCGCGCTCTCCGCGCTCTCCCGCGTCTCGAGGTCCTCGGCCCGCTCGGTCGTATCAGCGTCAGTCATGTCTGCTTCTCCCTCTTCCGCCAGTCCCCGACTGGTCAACGCTTGCGCTTCTTCGGCCGGGCTCCCGGCCTCGGCGTTCGGCTCGCGGCCTGTCCGGCACTCGGCTTCGCCGCCCCGTTACCCGTCGGCTTCGCCGCGGGCCCACCCACGACGCCGTCGGTCTCCCCGTCCTGGGCGACTACGTCGGTCTCCCCGTCGGTCGGCTCCACTCCGGTGTCGGTGGCCACCGGCGCCTTACGCGCGCGCTTCGGCTTGGCTCCTGGGGCCGGCGCGTTCGCGGAGCGGCGTTCCAGATCTTCGGCCTTCTTCTCTTCTTCTTCTTTCTCGATCTTGCCGAAGACGTAGTGCTGCTGACCGAACGTCCAGATGTTGTTGGCAAGCCAGTACATGATCACCGCGAGCGGCAGGAACGGCCCACCGACGACCACGCCGAGCGGGAACACGTAAAGAGCCAGCTTGTTCATCATCGCGGTCTGCGGGTTGGCCGCGGCCTCGGGACTCTGTCGCGCCACCGATGCGCGGCTGTTGAAGTAGGTCGCGATTCCGGCCAAGACCATGAACGGCACGCCCACCGCGATCACCGACACCCGGTTGAATTCCGTGAAGGCCTCGAGGCCGTGCTGCTGAATCATCGTCGCCCCGAGCGGCGCGCCGAACAGGTTCGCATCCAGGAAGTGACCGACGTCGGTCGCGCTGAAGACGTAGTTGCCCAGCGAACGGTTCTCCTCGACCGACAGCCCCAGCCGGCCGATCCCGGTCTGCGTCCGGTTGAACGACATCAGCACGTGATAGAGCCCCAGGAACACCGGGATCTGCGCGAGCATCGGCAGGCAGCCCAGGATCGGGTTGAACCCGTGCTCCTTCTGCAACTTCTGCATTTCCAGCGCCATCCGCTGGCGGTCCTTGCCGTATTTCTTCTGCAGCGCCTTGATCTGGGGCTGCAGTTCCTGCATTTGCCGCGTGGTGCGGATCTGGCGGACGAAGGGTTTGTAGAGGATGGCCCGCAGTGTGAACACCAGGAACATCACCGACAGCGCCCAGGCGAAGAAGTTGTCCGGCCCGAGGAGGAAGGCGAACGCCTTGTACCAGACCCACATGATGGCCGACACCGGGTAATAGATGATGTCGAGGCTCAACCAGTTAAACACGCGACTTGCTCCTGCCAGGGTCGGCGGTGACGTCTGCACCGCTTCGGTCTTGGGGCGGCGCGCTCGCCGCGGTGGGCCGTTCGGGGATCGGGTCCCATCCTCCCCGATGCCATGGCCCGCACTTCGCCAGCCGGACGAGCGACAGCCACCCGCCGCGCACCAACCCGTATTCGGTCAGCGCGTCGACGGCGTACTGACTGCAGGTCGGGGTGAACCGGCAGGACGGCAGACGGAGCGGAGAAATCATGTGGCGGTACAGCTGGATCACGTAGACGACGGCTTTCGCCGCCGAGACGCTCACGCGCCGTGGTGACGTCACGCCGACGCCCCGAGGCGGGGCCGGGCTCGGCGCAGCGCCTCGGACAGTTCGTGGGCAAGTCGTGCCGACGTCGCGTCGGCAGAGCCGGGCAGCGCGCGGATCACCACACGGTGGCCTGGCTGCAGCTCATCGAGCATCGGATACACGCTGTGCCTGAGCCGGCGAGAGACGCGGTGGCGCACGACGGCATTACCCACTGACTTCGCCACCACCAGACCGATTCGCGGGCCGCTCGGATCATCACCGTCGTTGGCCATGTGCACCACGAGGTCGGGTTGCGCTGAGCGCACCCCTTTACTGACTGTGGTACTGAACTCCGTCGACCGGGTCATCCGGTACCGAGCCGGAAGCACCGCGTGAGATCCTGCGTCGACTCACGCAGTCAGAGAACGGCGGCCCTTACGACGACGGCCCGTCACGATGGCCCGGCCGGCACGAGTCCGCATCCGCAGCCGGAACCCATGCACCCGCGCGCGACGGCGGTTATTGGGCTGGAACGTCCGCTTGCCCTTGGCCACGGCAATCTCTCCTTGTTACGTGTGGCGTCGGCCTTCCATCCGCATGTCGTGAGCGGATGGACGCGTTCACCGTTGTTAAGCTCGTGCGTCTTGCGTGCTAACCGGCGCGGTCTCCGTCTTCCGGATCGCAGCCGTATCGCCACGTGCGGGCGACTGTTCGAGGGTACTGACGAGATTTCCCTGGGTCAAACCTCGCCGCTCACCCGCCGAATCGTTGACATTCGTCACATTCTTCACCGAGATGTCGCGAGCACAAAGATGAAGTCTCCCAATGTTGTCGAACGGTTGGCACTCCGAGAGAAAACTGTTAGCTTCTGGCAATGCCGTTTCGCACCCGGAACGGCCGCCGACAACGAAACGAGGATGATCCACCGGCCGCGAGCCCACAGCCGCTTCACCCGCTGTGTCGAGCCCCGTCCCGGTGGCATCCCAACCGGTAGACAACAGAACGACGACTACTGCCCGTTTACTCCACAGGTTGTGGATAACTTTGTGGACAGTTTGTCTCGTTCTATTGGTCGTCTCTGGATTGACCGCAAGGGGGTAGTCGTCTTT
Above is a window of Mycolicibacterium baixiangningiae DNA encoding:
- the yidC gene encoding membrane protein insertase YidC gives rise to the protein MFNWLSLDIIYYPVSAIMWVWYKAFAFLLGPDNFFAWALSVMFLVFTLRAILYKPFVRQIRTTRQMQELQPQIKALQKKYGKDRQRMALEMQKLQKEHGFNPILGCLPMLAQIPVFLGLYHVLMSFNRTQTGIGRLGLSVEENRSLGNYVFSATDVGHFLDANLFGAPLGATMIQQHGLEAFTEFNRVSVIAVGVPFMVLAGIATYFNSRASVARQSPEAAANPQTAMMNKLALYVFPLGVVVGGPFLPLAVIMYWLANNIWTFGQQHYVFGKIEKEEEEKKAEDLERRSANAPAPGAKPKRARKAPVATDTGVEPTDGETDVVAQDGETDGVVGGPAAKPTGNGAAKPSAGQAASRTPRPGARPKKRKR
- the yidD gene encoding membrane protein insertion efficiency factor YidD, with amino-acid sequence MISPLRLPSCRFTPTCSQYAVDALTEYGLVRGGWLSLVRLAKCGPWHRGGWDPIPERPTAASAPPQDRSGADVTADPGRSKSRV
- the rnpA gene encoding ribonuclease P protein component gives rise to the protein MLPARYRMTRSTEFSTTVSKGVRSAQPDLVVHMANDGDDPSGPRIGLVVAKSVGNAVVRHRVSRRLRHSVYPMLDELQPGHRVVIRALPGSADATSARLAHELSEALRRARPRLGASA
- the rpmH gene encoding 50S ribosomal protein L34, producing the protein MAKGKRTFQPNNRRRARVHGFRLRMRTRAGRAIVTGRRRKGRRSLTA